A genome region from Setaria italica strain Yugu1 chromosome III, Setaria_italica_v2.0, whole genome shotgun sequence includes the following:
- the LOC111256723 gene encoding uncharacterized protein LOC111256723 has protein sequence MAPPPDQPAAVARHERRLSASTSFPSPAASPARSTSSSSTNYLPASNKLSSESIPFAVPDLSSFSSSSSYESFFHIEASDLAGGGSGDYLDFEPTTRAPPTVQTMVPPGQQQRPEGAGAAYDPKRLPSSIFRTRSTTPADWSATSNESLFSIQLSNSSDLTAFYADMYYDAAGFPHFPPMGGEAALKHSESSVRSGGLCVRHDCARCSGSGGKTRKSVRFAATESVSTTEGKHAVVVSTLEVAMEEEKVPASAKKAPAAGWCELGCCWPSPTTSWWPRCCVCCGCGCQCKWWL, from the exons ATGGCGCCCCCGCCGGATCAG cccgccgccgtcgcgcgccaCGAGCGCAGgctctccgcctccacctccttcccgtcgcccgccgcgtcgccggcgcgcTCCACCTCGTCCTCGTCCACCAATTACCTGCCGGCGTCCAACAAGCTGTCGTCCGAGAGCATCCCCTTCGCGGTGCCCGACCTCtcgtccttctcctcctcctcgtcctacGAGAGCTTCTTCCACATCGAGGCGTccgacctcgccggcggcggctccggcgactACCTGGACTTCGAGCCGACGACGCGGGCGCCGCCCACGGTCCAGACGATGGTGCCGCCGGGGCAGCAGCAGAGGCCCGAGGGCGCCGGAGCCGCGTACGACCCCAAGCGGCTCCCGTCGTCCATCTTCCGGACGCGGTCGACGACCCCCGCCGACTGGAGCGCCACCTCCAACGAGTCGCTCTTCAGCATCCAGCTCAGCAACTCCAGCGACCTCACCGCGTTCTACGCCGACATGTACTACGACGCCGCGGGGTTCCCCCACTTCCCTCCCATGGGCGGCGAAGCGGCCCTAAAGCATTCGGAGTCGTCGGTGCGCTCGGGGGGGCTCTGCGTCAGGCACGACTGCGCCAggtgcagcggcagcggcggcaagaCCAGGAAGTCCGTCAGGTTCGCCGCCACCGAGAGCGTCTCCACCACCGAGGGCAAgcacgccgtcgtcgtctcgaC GCTTGAGGTTgccatggaggaggagaaggttcCGGCGTCGGCAAAGAAGGCCCCAGCAGCGGGGTGGTGCGAGTTAGGGTGCTGTTggccgtcgccgacgacgtcgtggtGGCCTCGCTGCTGCGtgtgctgcggctgcggctgccaATGCAAATGGTGGCTTTGA